Proteins from a single region of Vanessa tameamea isolate UH-Manoa-2023 chromosome 23, ilVanTame1 primary haplotype, whole genome shotgun sequence:
- the LOC113397699 gene encoding uncharacterized protein LOC113397699 isoform X2 — MGETEEFNTLAFEKKLTQLKDTQESIQSLSGWCLKQRLHHKKIVSSWLNVLKRVKVEQRLVLFYLANDVIQYSKRKNYEFVESWGLNLQKATPLVRDEKVRSKILRIFKIWEQRSVYDDEFLSDLTGLLSAGAIKKTDDDPLDFQPQQLVNKIKQCTVLEADTKVKLKYVHENHLELSDADALCASLKERSHKDDVEKELNEGIACVERYTQALQREIVAREALLALLTSANQYYSTQRGEVKVVAYAYKNFGARVRALKRKLDELVPTLPSAAPSPPQHDEDVPSPGPDEDLELPAPIETGEDDVSYNIDRTFNTSLSADGSLYNLGLSSFLTSDNPMAIFNDTAELDISAKKIEVINSRSTEKQDFDLGEILKNFETPDNNSTSSENNSAASANISQKSQDALPGLDLLTPDSTGNPAPPTSFYGTMETITIADEPDQPYLPEALTNTQWNNPTWTVPADIPPADVDHRGILPPPPPPPILPILGHIDDVDHRLLPGLPPPPPAHHPATHPAPHPAPHPAHHPAHQDVDHRNLISLTHQPAAPQPVSRPHIVDQDYRVPPMLPPTDIVESVDMDLSEDEEQRMYPTQQIQNEHRRNSFNNNKVLVGGDIEKVNHVDNNHINLVQMNTNPINAMNKDGPHSAPIVTPLSNPFDNMPSGLKFNIPPNFQNMPPNFKKPASFDEIREENSKDILYEDDLRSRNLEVPVDQRNPSPPEYEDFAKDSEWQAGPRPFMNQRFPRNWGPRTNFRPQNYSPQFWPRNGPRPANRWMGPRSQRFW, encoded by the exons ATGGGGGAGACCGAAGAATTCAATACTTTAGCATTCGAAAAGAAGTTAACACAGCTTAAAGATACTCAGGAGAGTATACAATCATTATCTGGATGGTGCCTAAAGCAAAGACTTCACCATAAAAAGATTGTTTCTAGTTGgttaaacgttttaaaaagagTGAAGGTGGAACAGCGACtcgtcttattttatttagcgAATGATGTTATTCAGTACAGTAAGAGGAAGAACTACGAGTTTGTTGAGAGTTGGGGTCTTAATTTACAAAAAGCGACGCCTTTAGTCAG AGATGAAAAAGTGAGGTCGAAGAttttacgaatatttaaaatatgggAGCAGAGATCGGTATATGATGATGAGTTTCTCTCAGACCTCACTGGCTTGCTCAGTGCTGGAGCGATTAAAAAGACTGATGATGATCCATTGGATTTTCAA cCACAGCagcttgtaaataaaataaaacagtgtaCAGTTCTCGAAGCAGATACaaaggttaaattaaaatatgtacatgaaAATCATTTAGAATTATCCGATGCAGATGCGCTGTGTGCTAGTTTGAAAG AAAGGAGTCATAAAGACGATGTAGAAAAGGAATTAAATGAAGGTATAGCTTGTGTTGAGCGTTATACACAGGCATTGCAGAGAGAGATTGTCGCCCGGGAAGCATTGTTAGCTTTGCTCACTTCGGCTAATCAATATTATTCTACCCAGAGAGGTGAAGTTAAAGTTGTTGCATAT GCTTACAAAAACTTTGGAGCCAGAGTGAGAGCATTAAAACGGAAACTTGATGAGTTAGTACCAACATTACCCAGTGCAGCGCCTTCACCCCCGCAGCATGATGAGGATGTTCCTTCTCCGGGTCCTGATGAAGATCTTGAATTACCAGCTCCTATTGAGACTGGAGAGGATGATG tatcaTATAATATAGACCGAACATTCAACACATCTTTGTCAGCCGATGGTTCGTTGTACAATCTCGGTTTATCATCTTTCCTGACATCAGACAATCCGATGGCAATATTCAATGACACAGCCGAATTGGATATCAGTG CGAAAAAAATTGAGGTAATCAACTCCAGATCGACTGAAAAACAAGATTTCGATTTAGGAGAAATATTGAAGAACTTTGAAACTCCCGATAATAATTCGACTTCTTCCGAAAATAATTCAG CTGCCAGTGCGAATATTTCACAGAAGTCGCAAGATGCCTTGCCCGGTCTAGATCTCTTGACTCCCGATAGTACGGGGAATCCCGCCCCTCCAACGTCTTTTTACGGAACTATGGAGACCATCACAA TTGCAGATGAGCCGGATCAGCCATACTTACCTGAAGCATTGACGAATACCCAATGGAATAACCCTACCTGGACTGTACCCGcg gACATACCACCAGCGGATGTCGACCACCGCGGTATATTGCCAccaccgccgccgccgccgaTACTGCCGATATTGGGTC ACATAGACGACGTGGACCACCGCCTTCTGCCCGGGCTGCCGCCGCCACCGCCCGCGCACCACCCCGCGACACACCCCGCCCCGCACCCCGCGCCCCACCCCGCGCACCACCCCGCGCACCAAG atgTCGATCACCGAAATTTAATATCGTTAACGCACCAGCCTGCAGCGCCTCAGCCTGTTTCTAGACCGCATATTGTTGACCAA gATTATAGAGTTCCGCCGATGCTGCCGCCGACGGACATTGTCGAGAGCGTTGACATGGATCTGTCTGAGGATGAGGAGCAAC GGATGTACCCGACGCAACAAATCCAGAACGAGCATCGACGCAATAGTTTCAACAACAATAAAGTTTTAGTCGGAGGCGATATCGAGAAAGTGAACCACGTAGATAACAACCACATAAACCTTGTACAAATGAACACTAACCCAATAAACGCTATGAATAAAGACGGCCCTCATAGTGCCCCTATAGTTACTCCCCTATCTAACCCATTCGACAATATGCCATCTGGCCTTAAGTTCAATATACCACCAAACTTCCAGAATATGCCGCCGAATTTCAAAAAGCCGGCAAGTTTCGATGAAATTAGAGAGGAAAActctaaagatattttatacgaaGACGATCTGAGGAGCAGAAATTTGGAAGTACCAGTCGATCAAAGAAATCCTTCGCCACCGGAATACGAAGATTTTGCAAAAGATAGCGAATGGCAAGCGGGACCTAGGCCGTTTATGAATCAAAGGTTTCCTAGAAATTGGGGACCCCGGACTAACTTTAGACCACAGAACTACAGTCCCCAGTTTTGGCCGAGAAACGGTCCCAGACCAGCCAATAGATGGATGGGACCTCGGTCGCAAAGATTTTGGTGA
- the LOC113397699 gene encoding uncharacterized protein LOC113397699 isoform X1 has product MGETEEFNTLAFEKKLTQLKDTQESIQSLSGWCLKQRLHHKKIVSSWLNVLKRVKVEQRLVLFYLANDVIQYSKRKNYEFVESWGLNLQKATPLVRDEKVRSKILRIFKIWEQRSVYDDEFLSDLTGLLSAGAIKKTDDDPLDFQPQQLVNKIKQCTVLEADTKVKLKYVHENHLELSDADALCASLKERSHKDDVEKELNEGIACVERYTQALQREIVAREALLALLTSANQYYSTQRGEVKVVAYAYKNFGARVRALKRKLDELVPTLPSAAPSPPQHDEDVPSPGPDEDLELPAPIETGEDDVSYNIDRTFNTSLSADGSLYNLGLSSFLTSDNPMAIFNDTAELDISAKKIEVINSRSTEKQDFDLGEILKNFETPDNNSTSSENNSAASANISQKSQDALPGLDLLTPDSTGNPAPPTSFYGTMETITIADEPDQPYLPEALTNTQWNNPTWTVPADIPPADVDHRGILPPPPPPPILPILGHIDDVDHRLLPGLPPPPPAHHPATHPAPHPAPHPAHHPAHQDVDHRNLISLTHQPAAPQPVSRPHIVDQDYRVPPMLPPTDIVESVDMDLSEDEEQQGMYPTQQIQNEHRRNSFNNNKVLVGGDIEKVNHVDNNHINLVQMNTNPINAMNKDGPHSAPIVTPLSNPFDNMPSGLKFNIPPNFQNMPPNFKKPASFDEIREENSKDILYEDDLRSRNLEVPVDQRNPSPPEYEDFAKDSEWQAGPRPFMNQRFPRNWGPRTNFRPQNYSPQFWPRNGPRPANRWMGPRSQRFW; this is encoded by the exons ATGGGGGAGACCGAAGAATTCAATACTTTAGCATTCGAAAAGAAGTTAACACAGCTTAAAGATACTCAGGAGAGTATACAATCATTATCTGGATGGTGCCTAAAGCAAAGACTTCACCATAAAAAGATTGTTTCTAGTTGgttaaacgttttaaaaagagTGAAGGTGGAACAGCGACtcgtcttattttatttagcgAATGATGTTATTCAGTACAGTAAGAGGAAGAACTACGAGTTTGTTGAGAGTTGGGGTCTTAATTTACAAAAAGCGACGCCTTTAGTCAG AGATGAAAAAGTGAGGTCGAAGAttttacgaatatttaaaatatgggAGCAGAGATCGGTATATGATGATGAGTTTCTCTCAGACCTCACTGGCTTGCTCAGTGCTGGAGCGATTAAAAAGACTGATGATGATCCATTGGATTTTCAA cCACAGCagcttgtaaataaaataaaacagtgtaCAGTTCTCGAAGCAGATACaaaggttaaattaaaatatgtacatgaaAATCATTTAGAATTATCCGATGCAGATGCGCTGTGTGCTAGTTTGAAAG AAAGGAGTCATAAAGACGATGTAGAAAAGGAATTAAATGAAGGTATAGCTTGTGTTGAGCGTTATACACAGGCATTGCAGAGAGAGATTGTCGCCCGGGAAGCATTGTTAGCTTTGCTCACTTCGGCTAATCAATATTATTCTACCCAGAGAGGTGAAGTTAAAGTTGTTGCATAT GCTTACAAAAACTTTGGAGCCAGAGTGAGAGCATTAAAACGGAAACTTGATGAGTTAGTACCAACATTACCCAGTGCAGCGCCTTCACCCCCGCAGCATGATGAGGATGTTCCTTCTCCGGGTCCTGATGAAGATCTTGAATTACCAGCTCCTATTGAGACTGGAGAGGATGATG tatcaTATAATATAGACCGAACATTCAACACATCTTTGTCAGCCGATGGTTCGTTGTACAATCTCGGTTTATCATCTTTCCTGACATCAGACAATCCGATGGCAATATTCAATGACACAGCCGAATTGGATATCAGTG CGAAAAAAATTGAGGTAATCAACTCCAGATCGACTGAAAAACAAGATTTCGATTTAGGAGAAATATTGAAGAACTTTGAAACTCCCGATAATAATTCGACTTCTTCCGAAAATAATTCAG CTGCCAGTGCGAATATTTCACAGAAGTCGCAAGATGCCTTGCCCGGTCTAGATCTCTTGACTCCCGATAGTACGGGGAATCCCGCCCCTCCAACGTCTTTTTACGGAACTATGGAGACCATCACAA TTGCAGATGAGCCGGATCAGCCATACTTACCTGAAGCATTGACGAATACCCAATGGAATAACCCTACCTGGACTGTACCCGcg gACATACCACCAGCGGATGTCGACCACCGCGGTATATTGCCAccaccgccgccgccgccgaTACTGCCGATATTGGGTC ACATAGACGACGTGGACCACCGCCTTCTGCCCGGGCTGCCGCCGCCACCGCCCGCGCACCACCCCGCGACACACCCCGCCCCGCACCCCGCGCCCCACCCCGCGCACCACCCCGCGCACCAAG atgTCGATCACCGAAATTTAATATCGTTAACGCACCAGCCTGCAGCGCCTCAGCCTGTTTCTAGACCGCATATTGTTGACCAA gATTATAGAGTTCCGCCGATGCTGCCGCCGACGGACATTGTCGAGAGCGTTGACATGGATCTGTCTGAGGATGAGGAGCAAC aagGGATGTACCCGACGCAACAAATCCAGAACGAGCATCGACGCAATAGTTTCAACAACAATAAAGTTTTAGTCGGAGGCGATATCGAGAAAGTGAACCACGTAGATAACAACCACATAAACCTTGTACAAATGAACACTAACCCAATAAACGCTATGAATAAAGACGGCCCTCATAGTGCCCCTATAGTTACTCCCCTATCTAACCCATTCGACAATATGCCATCTGGCCTTAAGTTCAATATACCACCAAACTTCCAGAATATGCCGCCGAATTTCAAAAAGCCGGCAAGTTTCGATGAAATTAGAGAGGAAAActctaaagatattttatacgaaGACGATCTGAGGAGCAGAAATTTGGAAGTACCAGTCGATCAAAGAAATCCTTCGCCACCGGAATACGAAGATTTTGCAAAAGATAGCGAATGGCAAGCGGGACCTAGGCCGTTTATGAATCAAAGGTTTCCTAGAAATTGGGGACCCCGGACTAACTTTAGACCACAGAACTACAGTCCCCAGTTTTGGCCGAGAAACGGTCCCAGACCAGCCAATAGATGGATGGGACCTCGGTCGCAAAGATTTTGGTGA
- the LOC113397699 gene encoding uncharacterized protein LOC113397699 isoform X3 produces the protein MGETEEFNTLAFEKKLTQLKDTQESIQSLSGWCLKQRLHHKKIVSSWLNVLKRVKVEQRLVLFYLANDVIQYSKRKNYEFVESWGLNLQKATPLVRDEKVRSKILRIFKIWEQRSVYDDEFLSDLTGLLSAGAIKKTDDDPLDFQPQQLVNKIKQCTVLEADTKVKLKYVHENHLELSDADALCASLKERSHKDDVEKELNEGIACVERYTQALQREIVAREALLALLTSANQYYSTQRGEVKVVAYAYKNFGARVRALKRKLDELVPTLPSAAPSPPQHDEDVPSPGPDEDLELPAPIETGEDDVSYNIDRTFNTSLSADGSLYNLGLSSFLTSDNPMAIFNDTAELDISAASANISQKSQDALPGLDLLTPDSTGNPAPPTSFYGTMETITIADEPDQPYLPEALTNTQWNNPTWTVPADIPPADVDHRGILPPPPPPPILPILGHIDDVDHRLLPGLPPPPPAHHPATHPAPHPAPHPAHHPAHQDVDHRNLISLTHQPAAPQPVSRPHIVDQDYRVPPMLPPTDIVESVDMDLSEDEEQQGMYPTQQIQNEHRRNSFNNNKVLVGGDIEKVNHVDNNHINLVQMNTNPINAMNKDGPHSAPIVTPLSNPFDNMPSGLKFNIPPNFQNMPPNFKKPASFDEIREENSKDILYEDDLRSRNLEVPVDQRNPSPPEYEDFAKDSEWQAGPRPFMNQRFPRNWGPRTNFRPQNYSPQFWPRNGPRPANRWMGPRSQRFW, from the exons ATGGGGGAGACCGAAGAATTCAATACTTTAGCATTCGAAAAGAAGTTAACACAGCTTAAAGATACTCAGGAGAGTATACAATCATTATCTGGATGGTGCCTAAAGCAAAGACTTCACCATAAAAAGATTGTTTCTAGTTGgttaaacgttttaaaaagagTGAAGGTGGAACAGCGACtcgtcttattttatttagcgAATGATGTTATTCAGTACAGTAAGAGGAAGAACTACGAGTTTGTTGAGAGTTGGGGTCTTAATTTACAAAAAGCGACGCCTTTAGTCAG AGATGAAAAAGTGAGGTCGAAGAttttacgaatatttaaaatatgggAGCAGAGATCGGTATATGATGATGAGTTTCTCTCAGACCTCACTGGCTTGCTCAGTGCTGGAGCGATTAAAAAGACTGATGATGATCCATTGGATTTTCAA cCACAGCagcttgtaaataaaataaaacagtgtaCAGTTCTCGAAGCAGATACaaaggttaaattaaaatatgtacatgaaAATCATTTAGAATTATCCGATGCAGATGCGCTGTGTGCTAGTTTGAAAG AAAGGAGTCATAAAGACGATGTAGAAAAGGAATTAAATGAAGGTATAGCTTGTGTTGAGCGTTATACACAGGCATTGCAGAGAGAGATTGTCGCCCGGGAAGCATTGTTAGCTTTGCTCACTTCGGCTAATCAATATTATTCTACCCAGAGAGGTGAAGTTAAAGTTGTTGCATAT GCTTACAAAAACTTTGGAGCCAGAGTGAGAGCATTAAAACGGAAACTTGATGAGTTAGTACCAACATTACCCAGTGCAGCGCCTTCACCCCCGCAGCATGATGAGGATGTTCCTTCTCCGGGTCCTGATGAAGATCTTGAATTACCAGCTCCTATTGAGACTGGAGAGGATGATG tatcaTATAATATAGACCGAACATTCAACACATCTTTGTCAGCCGATGGTTCGTTGTACAATCTCGGTTTATCATCTTTCCTGACATCAGACAATCCGATGGCAATATTCAATGACACAGCCGAATTGGATATCAGTG CTGCCAGTGCGAATATTTCACAGAAGTCGCAAGATGCCTTGCCCGGTCTAGATCTCTTGACTCCCGATAGTACGGGGAATCCCGCCCCTCCAACGTCTTTTTACGGAACTATGGAGACCATCACAA TTGCAGATGAGCCGGATCAGCCATACTTACCTGAAGCATTGACGAATACCCAATGGAATAACCCTACCTGGACTGTACCCGcg gACATACCACCAGCGGATGTCGACCACCGCGGTATATTGCCAccaccgccgccgccgccgaTACTGCCGATATTGGGTC ACATAGACGACGTGGACCACCGCCTTCTGCCCGGGCTGCCGCCGCCACCGCCCGCGCACCACCCCGCGACACACCCCGCCCCGCACCCCGCGCCCCACCCCGCGCACCACCCCGCGCACCAAG atgTCGATCACCGAAATTTAATATCGTTAACGCACCAGCCTGCAGCGCCTCAGCCTGTTTCTAGACCGCATATTGTTGACCAA gATTATAGAGTTCCGCCGATGCTGCCGCCGACGGACATTGTCGAGAGCGTTGACATGGATCTGTCTGAGGATGAGGAGCAAC aagGGATGTACCCGACGCAACAAATCCAGAACGAGCATCGACGCAATAGTTTCAACAACAATAAAGTTTTAGTCGGAGGCGATATCGAGAAAGTGAACCACGTAGATAACAACCACATAAACCTTGTACAAATGAACACTAACCCAATAAACGCTATGAATAAAGACGGCCCTCATAGTGCCCCTATAGTTACTCCCCTATCTAACCCATTCGACAATATGCCATCTGGCCTTAAGTTCAATATACCACCAAACTTCCAGAATATGCCGCCGAATTTCAAAAAGCCGGCAAGTTTCGATGAAATTAGAGAGGAAAActctaaagatattttatacgaaGACGATCTGAGGAGCAGAAATTTGGAAGTACCAGTCGATCAAAGAAATCCTTCGCCACCGGAATACGAAGATTTTGCAAAAGATAGCGAATGGCAAGCGGGACCTAGGCCGTTTATGAATCAAAGGTTTCCTAGAAATTGGGGACCCCGGACTAACTTTAGACCACAGAACTACAGTCCCCAGTTTTGGCCGAGAAACGGTCCCAGACCAGCCAATAGATGGATGGGACCTCGGTCGCAAAGATTTTGGTGA